GCGGCGTCGCCATAGAGTGGTAATTCAGAAGCAGGTTTGACTGAAAGGTCCGGGGAATGGTTTTCCCCGGACCTTTCTTTTTTGCGTTGTGGTGGCGGGGTATGCTTCCGCCCTTTCGGGCAAGGCCTGGGGCGAAACGGGACGCGTTTCCCCCCGGTCAATGACGCTTCCAGCGAGGGGGTTGCGCCGCCATGAGCGTGGTTGTCGTTTCGACTTTTCTTATCGTTTCAACTTCTCTTGTCGTTGCAACTTCTCTTGTCATCGCAACTTTTCTTATCGTTGCGACTTCTGTTCTCATTGCAACTTTTGCTGTCGTTCTGACTTCTCCCCTCATTGCGACTTCTGTTGTCATTGCAATTTTTTGTTGCCATTTCGACTTTTTTTCTCATCTCGATTTTTTTTGTCATTTCGACCGCAGGGAGAAATCTTTAAGCCAAGGCATTCCATCTATTAAGATTTGAGGGGACTGCGCCGCCATGCCAGCCTGGGCCACCAGGCGACCTTGTTTTGTCAACATACGGAAATGATTAGATTCTTCACTTCGTTCAGAATGACCGCGAGTCCTCGTTCAGCATGACCGTGGAACGCCATTCAGCGTGACCGCAAATCTTCGTCCAGGATGACCATGAATCTTTGTTCGGAATGACCGGCGGGATTCTACAGACCTTTGAACAGCAGCAGCCAGTCCTTGTTGAACTCCCGGGCTTTGGGCTCCGTAATCACGGGACTCCAGGGAGAGGGCACGCCGAGCAGGGCCATGAAACGACCGTTGATGGAGCCGTCCGGATAGATGATTTCCCGTAAAATCCAGCGGCGCTGCCGGACATCGTAATCGAAGACGAACCGATTGCGGATGACGCCGATCTGGGGCGTCCTGATCACGAAACAGGCGGCGTTGTTGACGTTCTTGATGGCCTCCTCGAGGCTGGACCACCCCTCCGGCGTTCCTTTGACGAAGCTCACGTTGCCGCAGGGTTTGTTGTCCGCCAGTTGCGTGTCCACGTCCACATGGGCGACGTAGGGGTAAAGGATGGAAGGGCTGGTCCTGATATCGTAGGCAAACTTGTCCATCTGAAAATGAACGACGGAAAAGGCCACCTGTTTGGGGTTCTCGGGAAAGGCCACCTTGACCAGCAATTTGGGATGCCTCTTGAAGAAGAGGTTGATTTTACCCGCGATCGGTTCGAAAGACCGGACGACGGCGTCTTCGGAAGCCCGGTCGCCGGTCTGGCCGGGGCAGATCGCCGGGAACGCGAGGCCCAGACACAGCAGAAAAGCGACGATTCGAGGCAACAGGCCGTGTCCGCCCATGGTTTTTTTCCGTCCCGCCGATAACGCCTTGACCATGTATGCCGAGACTCCTTTCAGATGAGCCGACTATAGAAACGCCGTTCCTCTCTGTCAAGAGAAAAGACGGGATGAGCATGACGGAATGCCCGGTGCGGCATAAAAGCGGATTTCGCCTTCCCCCCATGCCCTCTTCCCGTTCTTCCGTAACCACCCCGCGCGGCTGTCCTGAACCGGACAGGCCGCCGGTTGGGCCCGCGGGTTGAATCCGGTGTTGCGAAATAAGGTCAACCGTGTAAAATGAAGGGCAGTTCAATGCAGGAGGCGAGGCATGGCACGTTTTATCCAGGTGGTCACGACGACGGACAGCCGGGAACTGGCGGAGCGGATCGCCCGCTCGCTGGTGGGCGATCGTCTGGCGGCCTGCGTCCAGATCGACGGCCCCATGACGAGCATTTATCACTGGCGGGGTAAAATGGAGGAGGCGGAGGAATGGCGCCTGACCGCCAAGAGCCGGGCCGTTTTCTTCGACGACATCGCGGCGGCCATCCGGCGCGTCCATTCCTATGAGGTCCCCGAAATCATCGCCACCGAGATCGTTGGCGGGGACGAAACCTATCTCCGCTGGCTGGAGGAAGAGACCCGCCCGGGGGTGCGGAAGTAAATGTTCCTGGTCGGGGATATCGGCGGGACGAAAACCCGCCTGGCGATTTTTCCGTCCGCCATGGACAAACCGGCGCCTCTCAAGGAGGCGGTTTTCGCCAGCTCACATTATGCGGGACTGGAGGAGGTGGTCCGGGCCTTTCTGACCCCTGCCGCCGACGTGGTGGAGGCCGCCGTCTTCGGGGTGGCGGGACCCGTCGTCGACGGTCGTGTGAAACTGACGAACCTGCCCTGGGTGCTCGATGAGAACCACCTGAAAGAGACACTGGCCCTGAATGAGGTTTACCTGCTCAACGACATCCTGGCGACGGCGTCGGCCATTCCGGACTTGCCCCGGGAGGCCCTGCTCACCCTTCAGCGGGGGCAGGGGGATAATAACGGGAATGTGGCGGTCATCGCCCCGGGGACGGGCCTGGGCGAAGCCTTCATGACCCATCGGGACGGCCGATGGCGGGCCCACGCCACCGAGGGGGGGCACGCGGATTTCGCCCCCCGCGATGACGGTGAGCTGGCGCTCTGGCGCCGTTACAGGAAAGAAGGGGGGCGGGTATCCGTTGAGAGGCTTTGCGCCGGGCCGGGTATCGCCCGGATATACGGGTATCTGCTGGAGGCGGATCGGGGTGGGATGGATCCGGGGGATTCACAAGGATCCGACGATGCCCGGGACCCCGTGCCGGGCATCGTCGCTGCGGCCCTGCGCGAGACCGACCCGTGTCCGCTCTGCGTGAAGACCATGCGTCTGTACGTGACGCTCCTCGGGGCGGAGGCGGGGAATCTGGCCCTGAAGGTCATGGCGACGGGCGGCGTGTATCTGGGCGGGGGGATTCCCCCGCGCATCGCGCCCTTTCTGCAGGAGGAGCCGTTCCTCCGGGCCTTTCGGGACAAGGGGCGCATGTCCGGTCTCATGGAACGGATGCCCGTCCATGTGATTCTGGAGCCGCGGGCGGCGCTCCTGGGGGCGGCCTCCTGGTTTTTGAGGGAAAAGGGCGCTCCGACTTGATTCCACCCGGCGCGTAATACAGGTGCGGGGTCATGGATAAAACAAAGGCCCCAGATAACCAGAGGATGGATATGGGCATGAAAATCATTTTCGCCACCGACGTTCACGGATACTTCGAGAGGGTAAGAATCCTTCTGGATCAGACTGCGGCGGATGTATTCATCATTGCCGGCGACCTGATCGACATCCCCTTTTACACGATGAACACCGCCATGAACTACCACGAGTTGCAGACCTTTTTCCACAGTCTCCGGCGAAGAACGGGGCGGGAGGACCTGTATATCGAGGATTTCGTCGACAGCCTTCTGGATGCGGCGGAAACGACGGATGAAGTTCGGGAGAAGGGGGAAAAGTATCAGGAATACACCGACCGGGCGCGACGAGTCATGCGGCAGAAGTACCGGGTTCTGGCGAACATGATGGCCTTCAAACCGGAGGCGAAGGTGTACTGCCTGCCGGGTAATTACGACATGAACCTCAAATTCACGGCGCTGCACAAGCGGGATCTCCACCTGCACGCTTACGATGTCGGGGGGCTGCAACTCGCCGGTTACGGCGGCGCGGACCTCTGGACACCGGGGGTGCCGGAAAAGTACGTCATCCACCACAACGCCGGGATCGGTGTCGATGTCGAAAAAAATGAAATGTACCAGTTCTTCAAGACCACCGGCCCGGACATCATCGCGGTTCACCAGCCCGCCCACGGTATCCGGGACCGGGTCACGACCTACGGAACCTCCGGATCGCCATCGCTCCGGGTATATTGCGACACCCATGACGTCCTGCTCTGCCTGTTCGGCCACGTCCATAACGAGTGGGGCGTCCAGGAATCCCAGGGAACCGTTTACATGAACCCCTCCATCTTCGGCGAGGTGACGGAACTTTCCGGCCGGGTCGCCGAGGGGGGCTTTTTTTATGAAATCGAACTGGAGGAACGTCAGGTTCAGCGTATCGTTTACCGCAAACTGGTGGAAGAACATATCTACGATATTGCGGAATATGTCCGTGAAAACGGCCGCCTCGTGGAGCGGATCATCGACGGGGAGCGTTACGAAGCGCACCGGCGGGGGGAGAACTACGACGCCCGGGTGGAGAAATACTCCCACATTCCGGAGTTCGAATTGTACAACGAGATCAAGCATTTTTACCGTTCCTTCCAGACCTCTGAAACGGACGACCGCCTGGAACTGCTGGAGGAGGTCGCCCTCCGCTTCGATGAAAAGATCCATCAGGATATCGCCATGGACGTCATGGGATCCGTCAACATGGGCCTGTCCCAGCCCGGATCGGATATCGATTTCGTCCTTTACGTGCGTTGCATCAACGAATGCGACAAGGAATTTCAACACTGCGACCGCTACCAGGAGGCCATGCGCTCCGTTCAGGAGATCATCGGCGGAGAATACGACTTCCAGATCATGGACTGCATCAACCTGAACATCGTGGAACAGGCCATCCGCGAGAAGGACTACGAATCCGAAATCCTCCAGCGCTTCGTCGCCTACCGGGCCATCTGCCGTCCGATCAATTACCGGGCCCTCGCCCCCATCGAGGATATGCTGAACCGGGACATGGAATTCCGCCGGGAATTGGAAGGAAGCATCCGGTCGTTTCTCCAGATCTTCATCAACACCTCCCAGCACACCCGTTCCTTCGACAAATACGAGAAGCGGCTGAGACAATTGGGAATCAAGCTCCCCGACCCGATCCGCGACAAGGTGCAGACCTACCTGCGGATCAAGGACGGGGAGTGGATGAGGGAACCGATCTGACCTTGACGACGATCGGCGTCCTGAATGCCGGGGCGGCCGCGGGATGAAGGGAAGGCCGGATGGATGGGCCGGTCCTCCTGTAAAGGCCGTCGCGGGTTTTTACGTGTTCGCGCCTCCTCCCTCCAAGGGGGGCGCTGAAAGTCTGTAAAGAAAGGTGCACCATGCTTTCCCGACGGGAACTGCTCAAAACCGCGTGGGGATATACCCCCTGTCTGGCGGGGCTTTCGCTTCTGCTTTCTCCTTCCCTGGCCCGGGCGAAGCCGAATTTACGCGATCGCTTCCGGGGTCCGCCCCGGACGGAGGATTATACGGGGGAACTCATCCGCACGGCCCCACGGGCCCGCTTCTGGACGGCGCCGTCACCCGAAGGCGGTGATTGCTCACTCTGCCATCCCCCGGGAATACGGGGGAAAACCCACCGGCACCGCTCCCGTATCGTCAAATGCCTCCTCTGCGCCCAGGGTTGCGTGATCCGCGAGGGAGAACGGGGAAAATGCCGGACCCGGATCAACATCGACGGGGAACTGCGGAGTCTGGTCTATGGCCGCCCCCTTGCCGTTCATGTCGATCCCATCGAAAAGAAGCCCTTCTATCACTTTCTCCCCGGGGCGGACGCCTTTTCCCTCGGCACGGCGGGCTGTCCCCTCCACTGCAAATTCTGCCAGAACTGGGAACTTTCCCAGATCAGGCCGGAGGATCAGCCTGCCGTCCGCGTACCCCCGGACAAACTGGTCCGTGCCGCCGGGGAGCGCCGCTCGCCGGTTATCGCGTTTACCTACAACGAGCCGACGGTGTTTACGGAATATCTCCTCGATATCGCACGCCTGGCCAAAAAGGAGGGACGCCGTTCCGTTCTGGTCAGTTGCGGGTTCATGAATGAGGCCCCCCTGGCGGAGATGTGCGCAAGCCTCGATGCAATCAAGATCGACCTGAAGGGCATCAGCCCGGATTTCTACCGTCGGGTATGCGGCGCGGAGCTGACCCCCGTTCTGCGGAGCATCAGGCAGATAGCCGGAAGCGGGACACATCTGGAGATCGTCAACCTCGTCGTGCCGACCCTCAACGATTCGGACGCCATGATGAAGAACCTCTGCGACTGGGTGGCCGGGGAACTGGGCCCGGATGTGCCGGTGCATTTCAGCCGCTTCCATCCGGACTACCGGATGTTGAACCTGCCCCCGACGCCGGTGAAAACGCTGGAACGGGCACGGGAGATCGCCATGGCGCGGGGGATTCGTTACGCCTATATCGGCAACGTACCCGATCATCCGGGAAACCATACCTATTGTCCCCGGTGTCGAAAGGTGATAATCAGGAGGAGTAGTTTCTTTATTAACGAGGTACGGATAAAAAACGGCCGGTGCGCTTTCTGCGGCGAGAAGATAGCCGGGGTATGGTCTTAGGGGAGGATGAGGCGACCCATGATCAGAAAATGGATGGGAGCGTTGATCTTCGGGGTTTTTTTATTAGGGGGTGTGATGATGGAGGCATGCGGAGAATCTTCCGGATCGGTCAGGTCTCCCGCTGTGGCGGGTCAGTTTTATTCCGATTCAGCCCCGGTTTTGAGACTGGGGATTGAAAATTACATGGGGGCCGCCTTGCCGGCGAGCGTCAAAAAGCCGATCGCTCTGATTCTGCCCCACGCGGGCTATATTTATTCCGGCCAGGTGGCCGCCGACGGGTACAACCAGGCCAGAACCGAGCCCGTCGATGTGGTGATCCTCCTGGGAACAAACCACGCGTCGGCGGGGTTCCGGAAAATCGCGCTCTACCCGGGCCGGGGATTCCGAACCCCCCTGGGTATCGCGGAAATCGATCAGGACGTGACCGGCGAACTGCTCAGGGAAAATCAGGATTGCGTGTCCGACGAAGGGGTTCACGGGGCGGAGCACTCCATCGAAGTGCAGGTGCCCTTTGTCCAGGTGGTTTTCCCCAAGGCGAAGATTGTCCCGGTTCTGATCGGAACCCCTGACCCGCAGATGTGCGAGAGGCTGGGGCAGTCCCTGGGCAAAATCCTGAAAAATCGGAGAGCCCTGATTGTGGCGAGTTCGGATCTTTCGCATTATCCCTCGGCCGAGGAAGCCGAGGCCTCCGATCTGGCCGTGCTGGATGCCATCGTCACCCTCGACCCGCGCAACCTGCTGGATACGATCCGCACCCGGATGAGCCGGCGGATACCGAACCTCCACCCCTGCGCCTGCGGCGAAGGGCCGATCATGGCGGCCATGGCCGCCGCGAAAGCGCTGGGAGCCGAAGGGGGACGTGTCATCAGCTACGCCCACTCGGGGGATGCCATCATCGGAGATCCGAATCGGGTTGTCGGTTACGGCGCCGTAGCCCTGACAGGCGAGCCGGAGCGCCGCGATTCCCGGTTTCTGGAACAGCCTGCGCCGGCGACTTC
The Deltaproteobacteria bacterium DNA segment above includes these coding regions:
- a CDS encoding divalent-cation tolerance protein CutA, giving the protein MARFIQVVTTTDSRELAERIARSLVGDRLAACVQIDGPMTSIYHWRGKMEEAEEWRLTAKSRAVFFDDIAAAIRRVHSYEVPEIIATEIVGGDETYLRWLEEETRPGVRK
- the glk gene encoding glucokinase gives rise to the protein MFLVGDIGGTKTRLAIFPSAMDKPAPLKEAVFASSHYAGLEEVVRAFLTPAADVVEAAVFGVAGPVVDGRVKLTNLPWVLDENHLKETLALNEVYLLNDILATASAIPDLPREALLTLQRGQGDNNGNVAVIAPGTGLGEAFMTHRDGRWRAHATEGGHADFAPRDDGELALWRRYRKEGGRVSVERLCAGPGIARIYGYLLEADRGGMDPGDSQGSDDARDPVPGIVAAALRETDPCPLCVKTMRLYVTLLGAEAGNLALKVMATGGVYLGGGIPPRIAPFLQEEPFLRAFRDKGRMSGLMERMPVHVILEPRAALLGAASWFLREKGAPT
- the amrS gene encoding AmmeMemoRadiSam system radical SAM enzyme → MLSRRELLKTAWGYTPCLAGLSLLLSPSLARAKPNLRDRFRGPPRTEDYTGELIRTAPRARFWTAPSPEGGDCSLCHPPGIRGKTHRHRSRIVKCLLCAQGCVIREGERGKCRTRINIDGELRSLVYGRPLAVHVDPIEKKPFYHFLPGADAFSLGTAGCPLHCKFCQNWELSQIRPEDQPAVRVPPDKLVRAAGERRSPVIAFTYNEPTVFTEYLLDIARLAKKEGRRSVLVSCGFMNEAPLAEMCASLDAIKIDLKGISPDFYRRVCGAELTPVLRSIRQIAGSGTHLEIVNLVVPTLNDSDAMMKNLCDWVAGELGPDVPVHFSRFHPDYRMLNLPPTPVKTLERAREIAMARGIRYAYIGNVPDHPGNHTYCPRCRKVIIRRSSFFINEVRIKNGRCAFCGEKIAGVWS
- the amrB gene encoding AmmeMemoRadiSam system protein B; the protein is MIRKWMGALIFGVFLLGGVMMEACGESSGSVRSPAVAGQFYSDSAPVLRLGIENYMGAALPASVKKPIALILPHAGYIYSGQVAADGYNQARTEPVDVVILLGTNHASAGFRKIALYPGRGFRTPLGIAEIDQDVTGELLRENQDCVSDEGVHGAEHSIEVQVPFVQVVFPKAKIVPVLIGTPDPQMCERLGQSLGKILKNRRALIVASSDLSHYPSAEEAEASDLAVLDAIVTLDPRNLLDTIRTRMSRRIPNLHPCACGEGPIMAAMAAAKALGAEGGRVISYAHSGDAIIGDPNRVVGYGAVALTGEPERRDSRFLEQPAPATSETRLTPEEKKAFLAFARQSITWHLTSETLPLARGFGPLLRQHRGVFVTLKKRNQLRGCIGRLVPDIPLGKLVGTMALQSALRDPRFSPVKASELQDLEVEISILTPMKPVSGYQDIVVGRDGVVLEKNGRSAVFLPQVAPEQGWDRDTMLDHLAMKAGLPQNAWRRDARFSTFQAIVFHEGEFE